A genomic region of Haladaptatus sp. R4 contains the following coding sequences:
- a CDS encoding cytochrome P450: MSSSNPQGLQAFPDELSERKAWLEPFDWYREMRDQAPVRYDPVRHVWDVFRYDDVKTILADDERFSVSPRNADGFQEPEGEEAGVMLDTMLLQDPPRHDELRGVVDDEFSPRSIRELEPRIRELTTELLDEILDNGDEIDLVEEFAYPLPVIVIAELLGVPAEDRDQFKTWSDAIVSAASEDENTEEFYERQGEMRQEMAFYFVQLMEDRRENPQDDLISTLVNAEIDGDPLSHREILGTCILLLVAGNITTTNLITNAMRCFDEDDTFDELAGDDKALTTAIEEVLRYRSPVQAMTRVAMEDVTIGGETIEEGDRISVWMGSANRDERKFDDADEFRADRVPNQHLGFGYSTHYCLGAPLARLEAKVALSELFSRVSNITIPETTLEPTRSSFIYGVDSLPIRFERE, encoded by the coding sequence ATGAGTTCCTCCAACCCGCAGGGTTTGCAGGCGTTCCCCGACGAACTATCCGAGCGGAAAGCGTGGCTCGAACCGTTCGACTGGTATCGGGAGATGCGCGACCAGGCACCGGTTCGGTACGACCCGGTTCGACACGTGTGGGACGTGTTCCGGTACGACGACGTGAAGACCATACTCGCCGACGACGAGCGCTTTTCCGTGAGTCCGCGGAACGCGGACGGCTTTCAGGAACCGGAGGGCGAAGAGGCGGGCGTCATGCTCGACACGATGCTCCTGCAGGACCCGCCGCGACACGACGAACTCCGCGGCGTCGTGGACGACGAGTTCAGCCCTCGTTCGATTCGGGAGCTAGAACCGCGCATCCGCGAATTGACCACTGAACTGTTGGACGAAATCCTCGACAACGGAGACGAAATCGACCTCGTGGAGGAGTTCGCCTACCCGCTTCCGGTCATCGTCATCGCCGAACTGCTCGGCGTTCCGGCCGAGGACCGCGACCAGTTCAAAACGTGGTCCGACGCCATCGTCTCCGCCGCGAGCGAGGACGAGAACACGGAGGAGTTCTACGAACGCCAAGGCGAGATGCGCCAAGAGATGGCGTTCTACTTCGTCCAACTCATGGAGGACCGACGGGAGAACCCACAGGACGACCTCATTTCGACGCTCGTCAACGCCGAAATCGACGGCGATCCGCTCTCGCACCGCGAAATCCTCGGAACGTGTATCCTGTTGCTCGTCGCCGGGAACATCACGACGACGAACCTCATCACGAACGCGATGCGGTGTTTCGACGAGGACGACACGTTCGACGAGTTAGCAGGTGACGACAAGGCGCTCACCACCGCAATCGAGGAGGTGCTTCGCTACCGGTCGCCCGTGCAGGCCATGACCCGCGTGGCGATGGAGGACGTGACGATAGGGGGCGAAACCATCGAGGAAGGCGACCGAATCTCCGTCTGGATGGGTTCCGCCAACCGCGACGAACGGAAGTTCGACGACGCCGACGAGTTCCGCGCCGACCGCGTTCCGAACCAGCACCTCGGCTTCGGCTACAGCACCCACTACTGCCTCGGCGCGCCGCTCGCCCGACTCGAAGCCAAAGTCGCCCTCTCGGAACTGTTCTCGCGCGTGTCGAACATCACGATTCCCGAAACGACGCTCGAACCGACGCGGAGTTCGTTCATCTACGGCGTCGATTCGCTCCCGATTCGATTCGAGCGGGAGTGA
- a CDS encoding APC family permease yields the protein MASEKIGLTESISMAVGGMVGGGIFAVLGVVAAAADTLAWLAFIVAGIIAMAAGYSFVRLGKLSNDGGGPLTYIERFTGSTKLAGMTGWTFIVGYIGTMAMYSYAFGGYFTELVGLTRIAGIPARPFVSGLVIVLFVGLNVLGAHASGRTEDVLVGLKVLILLVFGFGGLYYGYKNGKLHTGFAKLGVGPIIAAALSFVAFEGWELLLFDRDSIKNPAETIRKAIYISIVGVTAIYIIVAVVTTNLVPPHVIKANAETALAVAARPFLGQTGFVLISIAALFSTGSAINATLFSSSRLLSKMVSEDYLPAQIGGNGGGEPVRALIILGTLTAAFTVVGSLNGISSFASLAFITIFGAASYLALKNRSSGDLKTAIVPAIGTVGAMATIVALVWHLYTAENSVFWTVAIITIVVVVVEVAYFERKSIEDKAASIEAEVEEYV from the coding sequence ATGGCGTCCGAAAAGATCGGGTTGACCGAGTCGATTTCGATGGCGGTGGGTGGGATGGTTGGTGGCGGTATTTTCGCCGTTCTCGGCGTCGTAGCGGCCGCTGCGGACACGCTGGCGTGGCTCGCGTTCATCGTCGCGGGGATCATCGCGATGGCCGCGGGCTACTCGTTCGTTCGTTTGGGCAAACTCTCGAACGACGGCGGTGGGCCGCTCACCTACATCGAGCGGTTCACCGGAAGTACGAAACTGGCGGGGATGACGGGATGGACCTTTATCGTCGGCTACATCGGCACGATGGCGATGTACTCCTACGCGTTCGGCGGCTACTTCACCGAACTCGTCGGCCTCACGAGGATCGCGGGAATTCCGGCACGGCCGTTCGTCTCCGGACTCGTCATCGTCCTGTTCGTCGGTCTGAACGTGCTCGGCGCACACGCGTCCGGCCGGACGGAAGACGTTCTCGTCGGCTTGAAAGTGCTCATACTGCTGGTGTTCGGCTTCGGTGGTCTCTACTACGGATACAAAAACGGAAAGCTCCACACCGGGTTCGCGAAACTCGGCGTCGGTCCGATTATCGCGGCGGCGCTCTCGTTCGTCGCGTTCGAAGGTTGGGAACTGCTGTTGTTCGACCGTGACAGCATCAAAAATCCGGCCGAGACGATACGAAAGGCGATCTACATCTCCATCGTCGGCGTAACGGCGATTTACATCATCGTCGCCGTCGTCACGACGAACCTCGTGCCCCCACACGTCATCAAGGCGAACGCGGAAACGGCGCTGGCGGTCGCCGCGAGGCCGTTTCTCGGGCAGACCGGATTCGTTCTCATCTCCATCGCCGCGCTGTTCTCGACCGGGAGCGCCATCAACGCGACGCTGTTCAGTTCCTCGCGACTCCTCAGCAAGATGGTGTCGGAGGACTATCTCCCCGCACAGATCGGTGGCAACGGCGGCGGCGAACCGGTTCGAGCGCTGATCATCCTCGGGACGCTGACGGCGGCGTTCACCGTCGTCGGGAGTCTCAACGGGATCTCGTCGTTCGCATCCCTCGCATTCATCACCATCTTCGGCGCCGCGAGCTATCTGGCGCTGAAAAATCGGAGCAGCGGCGACCTGAAAACGGCAATCGTTCCCGCCATCGGCACCGTCGGCGCGATGGCGACCATCGTGGCGCTGGTCTGGCACCTCTACACGGCGGAGAACTCGGTGTTCTGGACGGTCGCCATCATTACGATCGTCGTCGTCGTCGTCGAGGTGGCGTATTTCGAGCGGAAATCGATAGAAGACAAAGCAGCGTCGATAGAGGCCGAGGTCGAGGAGTACGTTTGA
- a CDS encoding uracil-xanthine permease family protein produces the protein MSDSTGETTGDSALEEASFVEYGIEEKPPLGESVLLGFQHYLTMIGANIAVPLALAGAMKMPPAQTAQFIGTFFVVSGIATLAQTTFGNRYPIVQGATFSMLAPALAIIGVIGAGWRVTLLELQGAVIAASAVEVLVGYLGLMGRLKKHLSPVVIAPTIALIGLSLFSVPQITASNQNWLLVGLTLGLIVLFSQYLDNHRAFRLFPVLLGVITAWAIAFMLSYTGVYTPSNPGYVDYMSVVHANLFQPVMPLQWGMPRFTLPYIVGMFAGVVASMIESFGDYHAVARLSGVGAPSKKRIDHGIGMEGLASVFAGLMGTGNGSTSYSENIGAIGLTGVASRYVVQIGAVVMLVVGFVGYFGQLVATIPSPIVGGLFIAMFGQISAVGLSNLKYVDLDSSRNLFIVGLATFSGLAIPAYIGNIDAAAFQQGMQGVSVLGPALGTDIVSNTLYVVLGTGMAVGGLVAFVLDNTVEGTREERGLEAWESITEDEGDFKSALERFESKSGSDSTRAD, from the coding sequence ATGAGTGACAGCACAGGCGAGACGACCGGGGATTCGGCGCTCGAAGAGGCGTCGTTCGTGGAGTATGGTATCGAAGAGAAACCGCCGCTGGGGGAATCGGTCCTGCTGGGATTCCAGCACTATCTGACGATGATCGGGGCGAACATCGCGGTGCCGCTGGCGCTGGCTGGCGCGATGAAGATGCCGCCAGCACAGACGGCCCAGTTCATCGGGACGTTCTTCGTCGTCTCCGGGATCGCGACGTTGGCCCAGACGACGTTCGGCAATCGCTACCCCATCGTGCAGGGAGCGACGTTCTCGATGCTCGCACCCGCGCTCGCCATCATCGGCGTCATCGGCGCGGGGTGGCGCGTAACCCTGCTCGAATTGCAGGGCGCAGTCATCGCGGCCAGTGCGGTCGAGGTGTTGGTCGGCTATCTCGGGTTGATGGGTCGACTGAAAAAGCACCTCTCGCCGGTCGTCATCGCGCCGACCATCGCGCTCATCGGTCTGTCGCTGTTCAGCGTTCCACAGATCACCGCTTCCAACCAGAACTGGCTGCTCGTCGGTCTCACGCTCGGTCTCATCGTCCTCTTCTCGCAGTATCTCGACAACCATCGCGCGTTCCGCCTGTTTCCCGTCCTCCTCGGCGTCATCACGGCGTGGGCAATCGCGTTCATGCTCTCCTACACGGGCGTCTACACGCCGTCGAATCCGGGCTACGTGGACTACATGAGCGTCGTCCACGCCAACCTCTTCCAGCCCGTTATGCCCCTCCAGTGGGGGATGCCGCGCTTCACGCTCCCGTACATCGTCGGGATGTTCGCGGGCGTCGTCGCCTCCATGATCGAGAGCTTCGGCGACTATCACGCCGTGGCCCGCCTGTCGGGCGTCGGCGCGCCGAGCAAGAAGCGCATCGACCACGGTATCGGCATGGAGGGTCTCGCCAGCGTCTTCGCCGGACTCATGGGTACCGGCAACGGTTCGACCTCCTACTCCGAGAACATCGGCGCGATCGGTCTGACCGGCGTCGCCTCGCGCTACGTCGTCCAGATCGGTGCCGTCGTCATGCTCGTCGTCGGCTTCGTCGGCTACTTCGGCCAACTCGTGGCGACGATTCCGAGCCCCATCGTCGGCGGCCTGTTCATCGCCATGTTCGGCCAGATTTCAGCCGTCGGGCTCTCGAACCTGAAGTACGTCGATCTCGATTCCTCGCGTAACCTCTTCATCGTCGGTCTCGCCACGTTCTCAGGGCTCGCCATCCCGGCGTACATCGGGAACATCGACGCCGCGGCATTCCAGCAGGGAATGCAGGGCGTGTCAGTGCTCGGCCCCGCTCTCGGGACCGACATCGTCTCGAACACGCTGTACGTCGTCCTCGGAACGGGGATGGCCGTCGGCGGTCTCGTCGCGTTCGTGCTCGACAACACGGTCGAGGGAACCCGCGAGGAACGCGGCCTCGAAGCGTGGGAGTCCATCACTGAGGACGAGGGCGACTTCAAGAGCGCGTTGGAGCGGTTCGAGTCGAAATCCGGTTCCGACTCGACGCGGGCCGACTGA
- a CDS encoding secondary thiamine-phosphate synthase enzyme YjbQ, with the protein MEFEVTTSKHVDIVDITDRVAEHAENAETTCTVFVPHTTAGVVVNEDERRLRSDFKTLLSRLVPRGDDYSHDQLDGNADAHLRSMLLGEHVTVPVEDGELLLGTWQSILFVDCDGPRTRRIVVR; encoded by the coding sequence ATGGAATTCGAGGTTACCACGTCGAAGCACGTGGACATCGTCGACATCACGGATCGAGTGGCCGAACACGCCGAGAACGCCGAAACGACGTGTACCGTCTTCGTCCCGCACACGACCGCTGGCGTGGTCGTCAACGAAGACGAGCGCCGACTCCGCTCTGACTTCAAAACCCTCTTGTCACGCCTCGTCCCTCGGGGTGACGACTACAGCCACGACCAGTTGGACGGGAACGCCGACGCCCATCTCCGCTCGATGTTGCTCGGAGAACACGTCACCGTTCCCGTCGAAGACGGCGAGTTGCTGCTCGGGACGTGGCAGTCCATCCTCTTCGTGGACTGCGACGGACCGCGGACGCGCCGTATCGTCGTCAGATGA